A region of Drosophila suzukii chromosome 2L, CBGP_Dsuzu_IsoJpt1.0, whole genome shotgun sequence DNA encodes the following proteins:
- the LOC108020616 gene encoding probable phosphorylase b kinase regulatory subunit beta isoform X2: MRNVPKSLGLSVTTPGGSSGAPDSGRHNSLEDINLDQFLKTSNYEDTVKQLDIYYGIVKRQLLRYQSPITGLFPVMSTDQVVGSVRDSVYCASAVWSLYQAYRRIDDDRGKSYELGQSTVKCMRGILECWVKQASRVELFKQRQSNQHALHSKFQLHTGEKIYPDEFYNHLQIDCVSLYLLFLVQMITSGLQIIYTHDEVAFVQNLVYYVERAYRTPDFGMWERGSKYNNGTPEIHASSIGMAKSALEAINGCNLFGEKGASWSVVYVDIDAHNRNRSIFETMLPRESSSKGVDASLLLTLSFPAFASHEDRLVEQTKQNVVNRLRCKMGFKRFTRDGFLSKNEDKSRRYYHSGELKEFEGLECEWPLFFIAMIIDGVFKNNNEQIEEFQNDLRRCLRTDVNGDPVVTMYYAPDGDGSYMRAPSQSLFLWGQSFFIIAQLLTAGLLHINELDPIRRYLPSYNRPRRAGRYSAFQGKAIDEKHKGTATDLVVQIVLIAESMRLQAMMATYGIQTQTPHEVEPVQIWSSTELIKVYQHLGVNNKVGLSGRPSRPVGSLGTSKVYRICGMTVLCYPLIFEVSDFYLYRDMALLIDDIKTELQFVGKYWRLSGRPTVCLLIREEHMRDPQFKEMLDLLAMLKKGYCDGMKVRIGRLQNLISSSCIEHLDFMNQSDLTDNENAFSQINHEYIGYQSLTDVPKALTYIEEKISVAHFDTKPTPDIINALRNTDSIYCLCQLWGIILNREGPHFEVNGLNVSTALTQLYHRAGSLRYWRAVRYCSSLLHHIVDSISPFITTVLVNGKELTVGIIGQKETVFDKPMTPAEIQNVMYTSVQPYDVIQAVLQQEVVLYCGRLIATNPSMFRGILKIRIGWVLEAMRIYLQISGQQSIDVDNLSPFQVRILLQKVLTVSEWAVEEKLTTLQRRQLEGCLCRVPKHFYNKIWEILQRTPQGILTQGHHLPATPTLTNMSRGELTFNLLVEETLICIDRPERRQITVELLCIVATILNRNPELHFKQALDLDDILAEAFAMYCKDNNIQHPPKPQPQQTKNEDLKAFYSLPYSETTGYLARAAVNKVLQGGIFSTNDEDVQLDGDRLFDDNCKVS; encoded by the exons ATGCGTAATGTGCCGAAATC ACTCGGTCTCTCGGTCACAACTCCAGGCGGCAGTTCGGGGGCTCCGGACAGCGGACGCCACAACAGCTTGGAGGACATAAACCTGGACCAGTTCCTAAAAACGTCCAACTACGAGGACACGGTGAAGCAGCTGGACATCTACTATGGCATCG TCAAGCGTCAGTTGCTGCGCTACCAGAGCCCCATCACCGGCCTGTTTCCCGTGATGAGCACCGACCAGGTGGTGGGATCCGTGCGAGACAGTGTGTACTGTGCCTCCGCCGTTTGGAGTTTGTACCAGGCCTACAGGCGGATCGACGATGACCGCGGAAAGTCCTACGAACTGGGCCAGAGCACTGTGAAGTGTATGCGAGGCATCCTGGAGTGCTGGGTCAAGCAGGCATCGCGTGTGGAGCTCTTCAAGCAGCGCCAGTCCAACCAACATGCCCTCCACAGCAAGTTCCAGCTACACACCGGCGAGAAGATCTACCCTGATGAGTTTTACAATCATCTGCAGATCGACTGC GTTTCCCTCTACCTGCTTTTCCTTGTCCAGATGATAACCTCCGGCCTGCAGATCATCTACACCCACGACGAGGTGGCCTTTGTTCAGAATCTCGTGTACTACGTGGAGCGCGCCTACCGTACCCCCGACTTTGGCATGTGGGAGCGGGGCTCCAAGTACAACAATGGCACCCCGGAGATCCATGCCTCCTCCATTGGCATGGCCAAGTCCGCCCTTGAGGCCATCAACGGATGTAACCTGTTCGGCGAGAAGGGAGCTTCGTGGAGCGTTGTCTATGTGGACATTGATGCCCACAACCGCAATCGCAGTATTTTCGAAACCATGCTGCCCAGGGAGTCCAGTTCAAAG GGAGTGGATGCTTCCCTGCTGCTCACCCTATCCTTCCCAGCCTTTGCCTCGCATGAGGATCGACTCGTGGAGCAGACCAAACAGAATGTGGTTAATCGTTTGCGCTGCAAAATGGGCTTCAAGCGCTTCACCCGCGATGGTTTCCTCAGCAAAAACGAGGACAAATCTCGGCGCTACTATCATTCTGGGGAGCTAAAGGAGTTCGAAGGACTCGAGTGCGAATGGCCGCTCTTCTTTATAGCCATGATTATCGATGGCGTATTCAAGAACAACAACGAACAGATCGAGGAGTTCCAGAACGACCTGAGGCGCTGTTTGCGTACAGATGTCAATGGAGATCCCGTGGTGACGATGTACTATGCCCCGGATGGAGATGGCTCCTACATGCGGGCTCCATCGCAGTCGCTGTTCCTCTGGGGACAATCCTTCTTCATCATCGCCCAGCTACTGACCGCTGGACTACTGCACATTAACGAATTAGATCCAATTCGCCGCTACTTGCCAAGCTACAATCGCCCCAGAAGGGCGGGTCGGTATTCGGCCTTCCAG GGCAAAGCTATTGACGAAAAACACAAA GGCACTGCCACTGATCTTGTGGTGCAGATTGTCCTGATTGCAGAGTCCATGCGACTGCAGGCCATGATGGCCACTTATGGAATTCAAACACAGACGCCACATGAG GTGGAACCTGTGCAAATCTGGAGCTCCACAGAGCTCATTAAAGTCTATCAACATCTCGGAGTCAACAACAAGGTTGGCTTGTCCGGTCGTCCATCGAGACCCGTGGGTTCCTTGGGCACCAGCAAGGTCTACCGAATCTGCGGCATGACCGTTCTCTGCTACCCACTGATCTTCGAGGTTTCCGACTTTTATCTCTACCGGGACATGGCTCTGCTAATTGACGACATCAAGACAGAGCTACAGTTTGTGGGCAAGTACTGGCGCTTATCGGGACGGCCCACGGTTTGCCTCCTCATCCGGGAGGAGCACATGCGAGATCCGCAGTTCAAGGAGATGCTCGACCTGCTGGCCATGCTCAAAAAGGGCTACTGCGATGGCATGAAAGTTCGCATCGGTCGTCTGCAGAATCTGATCAGCAGTTCGTGCATCGAGCATCTGGATTTCATGAACCAGAGCGATCTGACCGACAACGAGAATGCATTCTCGCAGATAAACCATGAGTACATTGGCTATCAATCGCTGACAGATGTGCCCAAAGCACTGACTTATATTGAGGAAAAGATTTCAGTTGCG CACTTCGATACCAAACCCACGCCAGACATCATCAATGCTCTTCGGAACACGGATTCCATTTACTGTCTGTGCCAATTGTGGGGTATTATTCTTAACCGCGAGGGTCCGCACTTCGAGGTCAACGGCCTGAATGTAAGCACAGCCTTGACCCAGCTCTACCATCGCGCTGGTTCTCTTCGCTACTGGCGGGCCGTGCGATACTGCTCCTCCCTTCTCCAccatattgtggactccatcAGTCCATTCATTACCACCGTGCTGGTGAATGGCAAGGAACTCACAGTGGGCATCATTGGCCAGAAGGAGACTGTGTTCGACAAGCCCATGACGCCGGCGGAGATCCAAAATGTCATGTACACTAGTGTCCAGCCGTACGACGTCATTCAGGCGGTGCTGCAGCAGGAAGTGGTTCTGTATTGTGGGCGTCTGATAGCCACTAATCCATCTATGTTCCGTGGCATACTTAAAATACGCATTGGTTGGGTACTGGAGGCCATGCGAATCTATCTGCAAATCTCAGGACAACAAAGCATCGATGTGGATAATCTCTCGCCCTTCCAAGTCCGCATACTTCTTCAGAAAGTTCTAACTGTCAGCGAGTGGGCTGTGGAGGAAAA GCTTACCACCCTGCAACGTCGCCAACTTGAGGGCTGCTTGTGCCGGGTGCCAAAACATTTCTACAACAAAATCTGGGAGATCCTTCAGCGAACACCTCAGGGCATTTTGACCCAGGGTCATCATCTGCCAGCCACACCCACACTGACCAACATGAGTCGCGGCGAGCTGACCTTTAATCTGCTGGTCGAGGAGACTCTGATTTGCATTGACCGTCCGGAAAGGCGTCAGATAACCGTGGAGCTTCTTTGCATTGTGGCCACAATTCTCAATCG TAATCCTGAGCTGCACTTCAAGCAAGCTCTAGACTTGGATGACATCTTGGCTGAGGCGTTTGCGATGTACTGCAAGGACAACAACATACAGCACCCACCAAAGCCGCAACCTCAGCAGACCAAAAACGAGGATCTCAAGGCTTTCTACTCTCTGCCATATTCGGAGACCACGGGCTATTTGGCTCGCGCTGCCGTCAACAAGGTCTTGCAGGGCGGTATATTCTCCACCAACGATGAGGATGTTCAGCTCGATGGTGATCGTTTGTTCGACGACAACTGCAAGGTGTCTTAA
- the LOC108020616 gene encoding probable phosphorylase b kinase regulatory subunit beta isoform X1, translating into MRNVPKSLGLSVTTPGGSSGAPDSGRHNSLEDINLDQFLKTSNYEDTVKQLDIYYGIVKRQLLRYQSPITGLFPVMSTDQVVGSVRDSVYCASAVWSLYQAYRRIDDDRGKSYELGQSTVKCMRGILECWVKQASRVELFKQRQSNQHALHSKFQLHTGEKIYPDEFYNHLQIDCVSLYLLFLVQMITSGLQIIYTHDEVAFVQNLVYYVERAYRTPDFGMWERGSKYNNGTPEIHASSIGMAKSALEAINGCNLFGEKGASWSVVYVDIDAHNRNRSIFETMLPRESSSKGVDASLLLTLSFPAFASHEDRLVEQTKQNVVNRLRCKMGFKRFTRDGFLSKNEDKSRRYYHSGELKEFEGLECEWPLFFIAMIIDGVFKNNNEQIEEFQNDLRRCLRTDVNGDPVVTMYYAPDGDGSYMRAPSQSLFLWGQSFFIIAQLLTAGLLHINELDPIRRYLPSYNRPRRAGRYSAFQGKAIDEKHKKPRIPIILDDKKGTATDLVVQIVLIAESMRLQAMMATYGIQTQTPHEVEPVQIWSSTELIKVYQHLGVNNKVGLSGRPSRPVGSLGTSKVYRICGMTVLCYPLIFEVSDFYLYRDMALLIDDIKTELQFVGKYWRLSGRPTVCLLIREEHMRDPQFKEMLDLLAMLKKGYCDGMKVRIGRLQNLISSSCIEHLDFMNQSDLTDNENAFSQINHEYIGYQSLTDVPKALTYIEEKISVAHFDTKPTPDIINALRNTDSIYCLCQLWGIILNREGPHFEVNGLNVSTALTQLYHRAGSLRYWRAVRYCSSLLHHIVDSISPFITTVLVNGKELTVGIIGQKETVFDKPMTPAEIQNVMYTSVQPYDVIQAVLQQEVVLYCGRLIATNPSMFRGILKIRIGWVLEAMRIYLQISGQQSIDVDNLSPFQVRILLQKVLTVSEWAVEEKLTTLQRRQLEGCLCRVPKHFYNKIWEILQRTPQGILTQGHHLPATPTLTNMSRGELTFNLLVEETLICIDRPERRQITVELLCIVATILNRNPELHFKQALDLDDILAEAFAMYCKDNNIQHPPKPQPQQTKNEDLKAFYSLPYSETTGYLARAAVNKVLQGGIFSTNDEDVQLDGDRLFDDNCKVS; encoded by the exons ATGCGTAATGTGCCGAAATC ACTCGGTCTCTCGGTCACAACTCCAGGCGGCAGTTCGGGGGCTCCGGACAGCGGACGCCACAACAGCTTGGAGGACATAAACCTGGACCAGTTCCTAAAAACGTCCAACTACGAGGACACGGTGAAGCAGCTGGACATCTACTATGGCATCG TCAAGCGTCAGTTGCTGCGCTACCAGAGCCCCATCACCGGCCTGTTTCCCGTGATGAGCACCGACCAGGTGGTGGGATCCGTGCGAGACAGTGTGTACTGTGCCTCCGCCGTTTGGAGTTTGTACCAGGCCTACAGGCGGATCGACGATGACCGCGGAAAGTCCTACGAACTGGGCCAGAGCACTGTGAAGTGTATGCGAGGCATCCTGGAGTGCTGGGTCAAGCAGGCATCGCGTGTGGAGCTCTTCAAGCAGCGCCAGTCCAACCAACATGCCCTCCACAGCAAGTTCCAGCTACACACCGGCGAGAAGATCTACCCTGATGAGTTTTACAATCATCTGCAGATCGACTGC GTTTCCCTCTACCTGCTTTTCCTTGTCCAGATGATAACCTCCGGCCTGCAGATCATCTACACCCACGACGAGGTGGCCTTTGTTCAGAATCTCGTGTACTACGTGGAGCGCGCCTACCGTACCCCCGACTTTGGCATGTGGGAGCGGGGCTCCAAGTACAACAATGGCACCCCGGAGATCCATGCCTCCTCCATTGGCATGGCCAAGTCCGCCCTTGAGGCCATCAACGGATGTAACCTGTTCGGCGAGAAGGGAGCTTCGTGGAGCGTTGTCTATGTGGACATTGATGCCCACAACCGCAATCGCAGTATTTTCGAAACCATGCTGCCCAGGGAGTCCAGTTCAAAG GGAGTGGATGCTTCCCTGCTGCTCACCCTATCCTTCCCAGCCTTTGCCTCGCATGAGGATCGACTCGTGGAGCAGACCAAACAGAATGTGGTTAATCGTTTGCGCTGCAAAATGGGCTTCAAGCGCTTCACCCGCGATGGTTTCCTCAGCAAAAACGAGGACAAATCTCGGCGCTACTATCATTCTGGGGAGCTAAAGGAGTTCGAAGGACTCGAGTGCGAATGGCCGCTCTTCTTTATAGCCATGATTATCGATGGCGTATTCAAGAACAACAACGAACAGATCGAGGAGTTCCAGAACGACCTGAGGCGCTGTTTGCGTACAGATGTCAATGGAGATCCCGTGGTGACGATGTACTATGCCCCGGATGGAGATGGCTCCTACATGCGGGCTCCATCGCAGTCGCTGTTCCTCTGGGGACAATCCTTCTTCATCATCGCCCAGCTACTGACCGCTGGACTACTGCACATTAACGAATTAGATCCAATTCGCCGCTACTTGCCAAGCTACAATCGCCCCAGAAGGGCGGGTCGGTATTCGGCCTTCCAG GGCAAAGCTATTGACGAAAAACACAAA AAACCACGCATTCCTATAATATTGGATGACAAGAAG GGCACTGCCACTGATCTTGTGGTGCAGATTGTCCTGATTGCAGAGTCCATGCGACTGCAGGCCATGATGGCCACTTATGGAATTCAAACACAGACGCCACATGAG GTGGAACCTGTGCAAATCTGGAGCTCCACAGAGCTCATTAAAGTCTATCAACATCTCGGAGTCAACAACAAGGTTGGCTTGTCCGGTCGTCCATCGAGACCCGTGGGTTCCTTGGGCACCAGCAAGGTCTACCGAATCTGCGGCATGACCGTTCTCTGCTACCCACTGATCTTCGAGGTTTCCGACTTTTATCTCTACCGGGACATGGCTCTGCTAATTGACGACATCAAGACAGAGCTACAGTTTGTGGGCAAGTACTGGCGCTTATCGGGACGGCCCACGGTTTGCCTCCTCATCCGGGAGGAGCACATGCGAGATCCGCAGTTCAAGGAGATGCTCGACCTGCTGGCCATGCTCAAAAAGGGCTACTGCGATGGCATGAAAGTTCGCATCGGTCGTCTGCAGAATCTGATCAGCAGTTCGTGCATCGAGCATCTGGATTTCATGAACCAGAGCGATCTGACCGACAACGAGAATGCATTCTCGCAGATAAACCATGAGTACATTGGCTATCAATCGCTGACAGATGTGCCCAAAGCACTGACTTATATTGAGGAAAAGATTTCAGTTGCG CACTTCGATACCAAACCCACGCCAGACATCATCAATGCTCTTCGGAACACGGATTCCATTTACTGTCTGTGCCAATTGTGGGGTATTATTCTTAACCGCGAGGGTCCGCACTTCGAGGTCAACGGCCTGAATGTAAGCACAGCCTTGACCCAGCTCTACCATCGCGCTGGTTCTCTTCGCTACTGGCGGGCCGTGCGATACTGCTCCTCCCTTCTCCAccatattgtggactccatcAGTCCATTCATTACCACCGTGCTGGTGAATGGCAAGGAACTCACAGTGGGCATCATTGGCCAGAAGGAGACTGTGTTCGACAAGCCCATGACGCCGGCGGAGATCCAAAATGTCATGTACACTAGTGTCCAGCCGTACGACGTCATTCAGGCGGTGCTGCAGCAGGAAGTGGTTCTGTATTGTGGGCGTCTGATAGCCACTAATCCATCTATGTTCCGTGGCATACTTAAAATACGCATTGGTTGGGTACTGGAGGCCATGCGAATCTATCTGCAAATCTCAGGACAACAAAGCATCGATGTGGATAATCTCTCGCCCTTCCAAGTCCGCATACTTCTTCAGAAAGTTCTAACTGTCAGCGAGTGGGCTGTGGAGGAAAA GCTTACCACCCTGCAACGTCGCCAACTTGAGGGCTGCTTGTGCCGGGTGCCAAAACATTTCTACAACAAAATCTGGGAGATCCTTCAGCGAACACCTCAGGGCATTTTGACCCAGGGTCATCATCTGCCAGCCACACCCACACTGACCAACATGAGTCGCGGCGAGCTGACCTTTAATCTGCTGGTCGAGGAGACTCTGATTTGCATTGACCGTCCGGAAAGGCGTCAGATAACCGTGGAGCTTCTTTGCATTGTGGCCACAATTCTCAATCG TAATCCTGAGCTGCACTTCAAGCAAGCTCTAGACTTGGATGACATCTTGGCTGAGGCGTTTGCGATGTACTGCAAGGACAACAACATACAGCACCCACCAAAGCCGCAACCTCAGCAGACCAAAAACGAGGATCTCAAGGCTTTCTACTCTCTGCCATATTCGGAGACCACGGGCTATTTGGCTCGCGCTGCCGTCAACAAGGTCTTGCAGGGCGGTATATTCTCCACCAACGATGAGGATGTTCAGCTCGATGGTGATCGTTTGTTCGACGACAACTGCAAGGTGTCTTAA
- the LOC108020616 gene encoding probable phosphorylase b kinase regulatory subunit beta isoform X3, translated as MRNVPKSLGLSVTTPGGSSGAPDSGRHNSLEDINLDQFLKTSNYEDTVKQLDIYYGIVKRQLLRYQSPITGLFPVMSTDQVVGSVRDSVYCASAVWSLYQAYRRIDDDRGKSYELGQSTVKCMRGILECWVKQASRVELFKQRQSNQHALHSKFQLHTGEKIYPDEFYNHLQIDCVSLYLLFLVQMITSGLQIIYTHDEVAFVQNLVYYVERAYRTPDFGMWERGSKYNNGTPEIHASSIGMAKSALEAINGCNLFGEKGASWSVVYVDIDAHNRNRSIFETMLPRESSSKGVDASLLLTLSFPAFASHEDRLVEQTKQNVVNRLRCKMGFKRFTRDGFLSKNEDKSRRYYHSGELKEFEGLECEWPLFFIAMIIDGVFKNNNEQIEEFQNDLRRCLRTDVNGDPVVTMYYAPDGDGSYMRAPSQSLFLWGQSFFIIAQLLTAGLLHINELDPIRRYLPSYNRPRRAGRYSAFQAKPGTGTATDLVVQIVLIAESMRLQAMMATYGIQTQTPHEVEPVQIWSSTELIKVYQHLGVNNKVGLSGRPSRPVGSLGTSKVYRICGMTVLCYPLIFEVSDFYLYRDMALLIDDIKTELQFVGKYWRLSGRPTVCLLIREEHMRDPQFKEMLDLLAMLKKGYCDGMKVRIGRLQNLISSSCIEHLDFMNQSDLTDNENAFSQINHEYIGYQSLTDVPKALTYIEEKISVAHFDTKPTPDIINALRNTDSIYCLCQLWGIILNREGPHFEVNGLNVSTALTQLYHRAGSLRYWRAVRYCSSLLHHIVDSISPFITTVLVNGKELTVGIIGQKETVFDKPMTPAEIQNVMYTSVQPYDVIQAVLQQEVVLYCGRLIATNPSMFRGILKIRIGWVLEAMRIYLQISGQQSIDVDNLSPFQVRILLQKVLTVSEWAVEEKLTTLQRRQLEGCLCRVPKHFYNKIWEILQRTPQGILTQGHHLPATPTLTNMSRGELTFNLLVEETLICIDRPERRQITVELLCIVATILNRNPELHFKQALDLDDILAEAFAMYCKDNNIQHPPKPQPQQTKNEDLKAFYSLPYSETTGYLARAAVNKVLQGGIFSTNDEDVQLDGDRLFDDNCKVS; from the exons ATGCGTAATGTGCCGAAATC ACTCGGTCTCTCGGTCACAACTCCAGGCGGCAGTTCGGGGGCTCCGGACAGCGGACGCCACAACAGCTTGGAGGACATAAACCTGGACCAGTTCCTAAAAACGTCCAACTACGAGGACACGGTGAAGCAGCTGGACATCTACTATGGCATCG TCAAGCGTCAGTTGCTGCGCTACCAGAGCCCCATCACCGGCCTGTTTCCCGTGATGAGCACCGACCAGGTGGTGGGATCCGTGCGAGACAGTGTGTACTGTGCCTCCGCCGTTTGGAGTTTGTACCAGGCCTACAGGCGGATCGACGATGACCGCGGAAAGTCCTACGAACTGGGCCAGAGCACTGTGAAGTGTATGCGAGGCATCCTGGAGTGCTGGGTCAAGCAGGCATCGCGTGTGGAGCTCTTCAAGCAGCGCCAGTCCAACCAACATGCCCTCCACAGCAAGTTCCAGCTACACACCGGCGAGAAGATCTACCCTGATGAGTTTTACAATCATCTGCAGATCGACTGC GTTTCCCTCTACCTGCTTTTCCTTGTCCAGATGATAACCTCCGGCCTGCAGATCATCTACACCCACGACGAGGTGGCCTTTGTTCAGAATCTCGTGTACTACGTGGAGCGCGCCTACCGTACCCCCGACTTTGGCATGTGGGAGCGGGGCTCCAAGTACAACAATGGCACCCCGGAGATCCATGCCTCCTCCATTGGCATGGCCAAGTCCGCCCTTGAGGCCATCAACGGATGTAACCTGTTCGGCGAGAAGGGAGCTTCGTGGAGCGTTGTCTATGTGGACATTGATGCCCACAACCGCAATCGCAGTATTTTCGAAACCATGCTGCCCAGGGAGTCCAGTTCAAAG GGAGTGGATGCTTCCCTGCTGCTCACCCTATCCTTCCCAGCCTTTGCCTCGCATGAGGATCGACTCGTGGAGCAGACCAAACAGAATGTGGTTAATCGTTTGCGCTGCAAAATGGGCTTCAAGCGCTTCACCCGCGATGGTTTCCTCAGCAAAAACGAGGACAAATCTCGGCGCTACTATCATTCTGGGGAGCTAAAGGAGTTCGAAGGACTCGAGTGCGAATGGCCGCTCTTCTTTATAGCCATGATTATCGATGGCGTATTCAAGAACAACAACGAACAGATCGAGGAGTTCCAGAACGACCTGAGGCGCTGTTTGCGTACAGATGTCAATGGAGATCCCGTGGTGACGATGTACTATGCCCCGGATGGAGATGGCTCCTACATGCGGGCTCCATCGCAGTCGCTGTTCCTCTGGGGACAATCCTTCTTCATCATCGCCCAGCTACTGACCGCTGGACTACTGCACATTAACGAATTAGATCCAATTCGCCGCTACTTGCCAAGCTACAATCGCCCCAGAAGGGCGGGTCGGTATTCGGCCTTCCAG GCTAAACCGGGCACT GGCACTGCCACTGATCTTGTGGTGCAGATTGTCCTGATTGCAGAGTCCATGCGACTGCAGGCCATGATGGCCACTTATGGAATTCAAACACAGACGCCACATGAG GTGGAACCTGTGCAAATCTGGAGCTCCACAGAGCTCATTAAAGTCTATCAACATCTCGGAGTCAACAACAAGGTTGGCTTGTCCGGTCGTCCATCGAGACCCGTGGGTTCCTTGGGCACCAGCAAGGTCTACCGAATCTGCGGCATGACCGTTCTCTGCTACCCACTGATCTTCGAGGTTTCCGACTTTTATCTCTACCGGGACATGGCTCTGCTAATTGACGACATCAAGACAGAGCTACAGTTTGTGGGCAAGTACTGGCGCTTATCGGGACGGCCCACGGTTTGCCTCCTCATCCGGGAGGAGCACATGCGAGATCCGCAGTTCAAGGAGATGCTCGACCTGCTGGCCATGCTCAAAAAGGGCTACTGCGATGGCATGAAAGTTCGCATCGGTCGTCTGCAGAATCTGATCAGCAGTTCGTGCATCGAGCATCTGGATTTCATGAACCAGAGCGATCTGACCGACAACGAGAATGCATTCTCGCAGATAAACCATGAGTACATTGGCTATCAATCGCTGACAGATGTGCCCAAAGCACTGACTTATATTGAGGAAAAGATTTCAGTTGCG CACTTCGATACCAAACCCACGCCAGACATCATCAATGCTCTTCGGAACACGGATTCCATTTACTGTCTGTGCCAATTGTGGGGTATTATTCTTAACCGCGAGGGTCCGCACTTCGAGGTCAACGGCCTGAATGTAAGCACAGCCTTGACCCAGCTCTACCATCGCGCTGGTTCTCTTCGCTACTGGCGGGCCGTGCGATACTGCTCCTCCCTTCTCCAccatattgtggactccatcAGTCCATTCATTACCACCGTGCTGGTGAATGGCAAGGAACTCACAGTGGGCATCATTGGCCAGAAGGAGACTGTGTTCGACAAGCCCATGACGCCGGCGGAGATCCAAAATGTCATGTACACTAGTGTCCAGCCGTACGACGTCATTCAGGCGGTGCTGCAGCAGGAAGTGGTTCTGTATTGTGGGCGTCTGATAGCCACTAATCCATCTATGTTCCGTGGCATACTTAAAATACGCATTGGTTGGGTACTGGAGGCCATGCGAATCTATCTGCAAATCTCAGGACAACAAAGCATCGATGTGGATAATCTCTCGCCCTTCCAAGTCCGCATACTTCTTCAGAAAGTTCTAACTGTCAGCGAGTGGGCTGTGGAGGAAAA GCTTACCACCCTGCAACGTCGCCAACTTGAGGGCTGCTTGTGCCGGGTGCCAAAACATTTCTACAACAAAATCTGGGAGATCCTTCAGCGAACACCTCAGGGCATTTTGACCCAGGGTCATCATCTGCCAGCCACACCCACACTGACCAACATGAGTCGCGGCGAGCTGACCTTTAATCTGCTGGTCGAGGAGACTCTGATTTGCATTGACCGTCCGGAAAGGCGTCAGATAACCGTGGAGCTTCTTTGCATTGTGGCCACAATTCTCAATCG TAATCCTGAGCTGCACTTCAAGCAAGCTCTAGACTTGGATGACATCTTGGCTGAGGCGTTTGCGATGTACTGCAAGGACAACAACATACAGCACCCACCAAAGCCGCAACCTCAGCAGACCAAAAACGAGGATCTCAAGGCTTTCTACTCTCTGCCATATTCGGAGACCACGGGCTATTTGGCTCGCGCTGCCGTCAACAAGGTCTTGCAGGGCGGTATATTCTCCACCAACGATGAGGATGTTCAGCTCGATGGTGATCGTTTGTTCGACGACAACTGCAAGGTGTCTTAA